The following proteins are co-located in the Telopea speciosissima isolate NSW1024214 ecotype Mountain lineage chromosome 9, Tspe_v1, whole genome shotgun sequence genome:
- the LOC122640678 gene encoding uncharacterized protein LOC122640678, protein METTSVCLHSSANPFGFSLTSCRRVSLRHKNEHLQAKLHIQRFSKSQTFKSLVNPVRYSFSSTTDHKIQNPFVKTLRRPFLASPVPTILTRNENHSGKCSYSNTSNSGLKNPITEILGNLSLVSLKRRLLNLTPLDVCKWSAILSFSIGTAKWTVYHLLNPFFWMYFSWSWLFWPWFVAIALAGYGLYCLQKHTKGDASIFEQLVIVTSTITWLTLVPPAHFNGFLEGWPFVFFFVYHYFFFFNVSVRKRLYGDYYARPHDPKWDVVLPNWNRLLFSAGVMAAHWLAAAEGPESHLIPGGWSNLGLWILIMMTLFMQYHSTLYLAKYSENVVVPTAVVQFGPYRWVRHPIYGSTMLLFASYFVALRAPLSLLFVLVVCLVYYNLKAEMEEALMVDTFGESYREYMRKVRYKFIPLVY, encoded by the coding sequence ATGGAGACCACCTCCGTCTGCCTCCATTCGTCAGCCAATCCTTTTGGATTCTCTCTAACCAGTTGCCGCAGAGTCTCTTTGAGACACAAAAACGAGCACCTACAAGCCAAGCTACATATTCAGCGATTTTCAAAGTCCCAAACCTTCAAGTCTCTCGTAAACCCCGTTAGATACTCTTTTTCCAGCACCACAGACCATAAAATCCAGAATCCATTTGTCAAAACTTTGAGAAGACCTTTCCTTGCATCACCAGTGCCGACAATACTGACAAGGAATGAAAACCATTCTGGTAAATGTTCATATTCCAACACCTCCAACTCTGGGTTGAAGAACCCAATAACGGAAATCCTTGGAAACCTCTCTCTGGTTTCATTGAAGCGTAGACTTTTGAATCTAACCCCTCTCGACGTCTGCAAATGGTCTGCAATTTTGTCCTTCTCCATAGGTACTGCAAAATGGACTGTATATCACCTATTGAATCCCTTCTTCTGGATGTACTTTAGTTGGTCATGGCTGTTCTGGCCATGGTTTGTAGCCATTGCTTTGGCAGGCTATGGTCTTTATTGCCTTCAGAAGCACACTAAGGGAGATGCCAGTATCTTTGAACAGCTTGTCATAGTGACCTCAACAATCACCTGGCTTACTCTAGTCCCTCCAGCCCATTTTAATGGGTTCCTTGAGGGGTGGCCTTTTGTGTTCTTCTTTGTCTAccattattttttcttcttcaatgtcAGTGTCAGGAAACGCCTATACGGGGATTACTATGCTCGCCCACACGACCCCAAATGGGATGTGGTTCTTCCCAATTGGAATCGTCTTCTCTTCAGTGCTGGAGTCATGGCTGCACACTGGCTTGCTGCAGCAGAAGGGCCGGAATCACACCTTATTCCAGGTGGATGGAGCAATTTGGGATTGTGGATTTTGATCATGATGACACTATTTATGCAATATCATTCCACATTGTATCTTGCCAAGTATTCAGAGAACGTGGTGGTGCCGACTGCTGTTGTGCAGTTTGGACCATATAGATGGGTCAGGCATCCAATATATGGATCGACAATGCTTCTGTTCGCATCTTATTTTGTTGCACTCAGGGCGCCACTGAGCTTGCTTTTTGTTCTTGTGGTTTGTTTGGTGTATTACAATCTGAAGGCAGAAATGGAGGAGGCTCTAATGGTTGATACATTCGGGGAGAGCTACAGGGAGTACATGAGGAAAGTTAGGTACAAATTCATCCCTCTAGTGTATTAG